The following proteins come from a genomic window of Shewanella halifaxensis HAW-EB4:
- a CDS encoding EAL domain-containing protein, which produces MLPVLSRLSLKQKLFLSASLPMFILVLLAVLSATTLFKQYQDASSNVLTTNVTLGIENVIYELQKERGLSAGYLSSGGRAFKQRLEQQWLNTDRKFQELLQSSALEKTVETASNDAELFHALQNQLSKASLARQQLEIARQKVLELNTPEYFNFYSGLTQKLINFVSLLRFKSDNSYQVLVQSDLINMLKIQELAGQERGLVNSLLAAPTLEPDSFKQIAQVRGLLDNAITNAFSVMTPDNRNSFSELMDSQTKQLISSYRTQLQLQVNLVKQAELISDLFGYGGLSYNFNAYLTTLNPAYLSNFRENYSTLRVALENLNNNHNLTPIQQALVNSIEQTATNYQEYVTEAELTQLPTSGATLELQAQNTTLHDSLNQLQQQAPIIDSETWWNTATAGVDALHKINTQLTERMAYQNEVEKQQIRSYLYISIVAGLLFFGIVYLIGRCIGNNLINSVRSIVDDVEKLAKDPSLVLDLEVKGKDELAQIAVAVNQMVSERMKSKRALHQASAVFRHSAEGILVTDANNRIELVNPAFTKITGYSLEDVKGKTPNILNSAHHPQSFYQKLWQTLITKGSWEGEIWNKRKDGQIYPEYLKISAVKNSQNETIQHIGLFLDISNNKQYEQDLWYKTNYDSLTKLPNRHLFSSRLQQALDTAQNTDSQVAILFIDLDHFKFINELHGNAAGNKVLKQSAARLEAVLGPDDSIARIGGDEFVIIAPQTGSVGTELLAKKLSDALSKPFMIGNHETNISSSFGIAFYPEDGQDIETLLHNSETAMYQAKRDGRAHYQYFSPEMNVEMLERMHLEQRLRRAVKQSEFYLEYQPVIDMRNGAIISVEALIRWNDPEFGVISPQAFIPIAEEAGLIEPLGEWILHQALSDLAELHSQGLMLKMAINVSGRQCINSKDVSFYDILKDALSKHAICAKDLHIEITESMLIEDKPRCLQTLESIKQLGVDIYLDDFGTGYSALSYLTQCPISVIKIDKSFIDNVLNNPSDAKLIKAIVMMAQSLEMPLVAEGIETVEQWQFLHSLGCDYAQGYLMSRPLTKPQLVEFLQQAKPFQYLKLAPELSAV; this is translated from the coding sequence ATGCTTCCCGTATTAAGCCGACTGAGCTTAAAACAGAAACTCTTTCTATCGGCATCATTACCTATGTTTATCTTGGTACTTTTGGCAGTGCTGAGTGCAACAACATTATTTAAGCAATACCAAGATGCCTCAAGCAATGTGCTCACCACCAATGTGACCCTAGGCATAGAGAATGTTATCTATGAGCTCCAGAAGGAGCGCGGACTCTCGGCGGGATATCTCAGTAGTGGTGGACGTGCGTTTAAACAGCGTTTAGAACAGCAGTGGCTCAATACCGATAGAAAATTTCAAGAGCTGCTTCAAAGCTCCGCATTAGAGAAAACTGTAGAAACCGCAAGCAATGACGCAGAGCTTTTTCATGCCCTACAAAATCAGCTCAGTAAAGCCAGCTTAGCACGACAACAGCTAGAGATTGCTCGGCAAAAAGTACTCGAATTAAACACACCAGAATACTTCAACTTCTACTCAGGACTCACCCAAAAACTCATTAACTTTGTCTCGCTGTTACGTTTTAAGAGCGATAACTCGTACCAAGTACTAGTGCAATCTGATCTGATCAATATGCTCAAGATCCAGGAATTGGCGGGGCAAGAGCGCGGGCTGGTCAATAGTTTGCTTGCGGCCCCAACATTAGAGCCTGACTCTTTTAAACAGATAGCCCAGGTTAGGGGGCTACTCGACAATGCGATTACCAATGCTTTTTCGGTCATGACTCCAGATAACCGCAATAGTTTTAGCGAATTGATGGACAGCCAAACAAAGCAACTTATCTCCAGCTACCGAACACAACTACAGCTACAGGTTAATCTGGTTAAGCAGGCAGAGCTCATTAGTGATCTGTTCGGTTATGGTGGGCTGAGCTATAACTTTAATGCCTACCTCACCACATTAAACCCAGCCTATCTCTCTAACTTTCGAGAAAATTACTCCACCTTAAGAGTTGCTCTCGAAAATTTAAATAACAATCATAACCTTACGCCAATACAACAAGCGTTAGTCAACAGCATTGAGCAAACCGCCACAAACTACCAAGAGTATGTCACTGAAGCAGAGTTAACGCAGTTACCCACTTCAGGTGCAACATTAGAGCTACAGGCTCAAAATACCACCCTGCATGACAGCCTAAATCAACTACAGCAACAAGCCCCAATCATAGATAGCGAAACATGGTGGAACACAGCAACGGCGGGGGTCGATGCGCTACATAAGATCAATACCCAACTGACTGAGAGAATGGCGTACCAGAATGAGGTCGAGAAACAACAGATCCGCTCCTATCTGTATATCAGCATTGTTGCGGGACTACTCTTCTTCGGCATCGTCTACTTAATCGGTAGATGTATTGGCAATAATCTGATCAATTCGGTAAGAAGCATCGTTGATGACGTCGAAAAACTGGCAAAAGATCCAAGTCTTGTATTAGATCTAGAGGTTAAGGGCAAAGATGAACTTGCACAGATAGCAGTCGCGGTAAACCAGATGGTATCAGAGCGTATGAAATCAAAACGCGCCCTACATCAAGCCTCTGCGGTGTTCCGCCACTCGGCCGAAGGAATTTTAGTTACCGATGCCAACAACCGCATCGAACTCGTCAATCCCGCCTTTACCAAGATTACCGGCTATAGCTTAGAGGATGTCAAAGGCAAGACACCAAACATCTTAAACTCGGCCCATCACCCGCAGAGTTTTTACCAAAAGCTATGGCAAACACTAATCACTAAGGGGAGCTGGGAGGGTGAGATCTGGAATAAGCGTAAAGATGGTCAAATCTATCCTGAATACCTTAAAATCTCCGCCGTAAAGAATAGCCAGAATGAAACAATTCAACACATTGGTCTATTTTTAGATATCAGTAACAACAAGCAGTATGAGCAAGACCTTTGGTACAAAACCAACTATGACTCATTGACTAAACTCCCTAATCGGCACCTGTTCTCCTCAAGGCTGCAGCAAGCTCTCGATACTGCGCAGAATACCGATAGCCAAGTTGCCATCCTCTTTATCGATCTCGACCACTTTAAGTTTATTAATGAACTTCACGGTAACGCCGCGGGTAACAAGGTGTTAAAACAGTCGGCAGCAAGACTCGAAGCCGTGTTAGGGCCCGATGATTCTATCGCCCGTATTGGCGGAGATGAGTTTGTGATTATCGCGCCACAAACAGGCAGCGTTGGCACCGAGCTATTAGCCAAAAAACTGAGTGATGCCCTATCTAAGCCTTTCATGATCGGTAATCATGAAACCAATATCTCCTCCAGCTTCGGTATCGCCTTCTATCCAGAAGATGGTCAAGACATTGAGACGCTACTACACAACTCTGAAACCGCCATGTACCAAGCTAAACGTGACGGTCGAGCCCATTACCAATATTTCTCTCCCGAGATGAACGTTGAGATGCTAGAGCGGATGCACCTAGAGCAGAGGTTACGTAGAGCGGTCAAGCAATCGGAGTTTTACCTTGAGTATCAACCGGTCATAGATATGCGTAACGGCGCGATAATCAGTGTCGAAGCCCTTATCCGTTGGAATGATCCAGAGTTCGGCGTTATCTCACCACAAGCTTTTATTCCAATAGCCGAAGAGGCGGGGTTGATCGAGCCCTTGGGAGAGTGGATCCTGCACCAAGCCCTGTCCGATCTTGCCGAATTACACTCTCAAGGGTTGATGCTCAAGATGGCTATTAACGTGTCAGGACGCCAATGCATTAACTCCAAGGACGTCAGCTTTTACGACATACTCAAAGACGCCTTATCTAAACATGCCATCTGCGCTAAAGATCTGCATATCGAAATCACCGAGAGCATGCTGATAGAAGACAAGCCTCGCTGCCTGCAGACCCTAGAGTCTATCAAACAGCTCGGTGTCGATATCTATCTCGATGACTTTGGTACCGGCTACTCGGCACTCAGCTACCTCACCCAATGCCCTATTTCGGTCATTAAGATCGATAAGAGCTTTATCGATAATGTACTCAACAATCCGTCTGATGCAAAGTTGATCAAAGCAATTGTGATGATGGCGCAAAGCTTAGAGATGCCACTGGTGGCAGAAGGGATTGAAACCGTTGAGCAGTGGCAATTCTTACACAGCCTCGGCTGTGACTATGCCCAGGGCTACTTAATGTCTAGGCCGCTCACCAAGCCGCAGCTGGTTGAGTTTTTACAACAAGCGAAGCCATTTCAATATCTCAAGTTAGCTCCAGAACTCAGCGCAGTGTAG
- the ftnA gene encoding non-heme ferritin, which translates to MLAQKMIDQLNDQINMEFFSSNLYLQMSAWCEDKGFEGAAKFMRAHAEEEMGHMHRLFTYVSETGGMPLLGTIEAPQAEFSSLLALFEYTYEHEQLITKKINELAHAAFTNQDYSTFNFLQWYVSEQHEEEKLFKSIVDKIRLVGEDGKALFFVDKDLAQMAIEESASVMTSAAV; encoded by the coding sequence ATGTTAGCCCAGAAGATGATTGACCAGTTAAATGACCAGATCAATATGGAGTTCTTCTCCTCTAATCTGTATCTACAGATGAGCGCATGGTGCGAAGATAAAGGCTTTGAAGGCGCAGCTAAGTTTATGCGTGCTCATGCCGAAGAGGAAATGGGGCATATGCATCGTTTGTTTACTTATGTGAGTGAAACTGGCGGTATGCCTTTACTTGGGACTATCGAAGCACCACAAGCTGAGTTCTCATCACTGCTTGCTTTGTTTGAGTACACCTATGAGCACGAGCAATTGATCACTAAGAAGATCAACGAACTGGCTCATGCGGCTTTTACGAACCAAGATTATTCTACTTTTAACTTCTTACAGTGGTATGTGTCAGAGCAGCACGAAGAAGAGAAACTATTCAAATCTATCGTCGATAAAATTCGCCTAGTGGGTGAAGATGGTAAGGCGCTATTCTTCGTAGATAAAGATTTGGCGCAGATGGCGATTGAAGAGTCGGCGAGTGTAATGACTAGTGCTGCGGTATAA
- the moeB gene encoding molybdopterin-synthase adenylyltransferase MoeB encodes MSTEQAATDEILSDAEILRYSRQISIKSMDFEGQEKLKQAKVLIIGAGGLGCAASQYLAVAGAGSMTLVDFDTVEISNLQRQVLHQDANVGQAKVDSAKQSLMALNPHIQIETINAVLDDHEIDALVEQHSIVMDCTDNVAVREQLNQSCFKHKKPLISAAAIRMEGMVTVFDYQDKTPCYHCFSKLFGEQQLSCVESGILAPVVGMIGCLQAVEAIKMIANMGQSLAGRILMIDAMTMEFREMKLPKLPSCSVCS; translated from the coding sequence ATGTCGACCGAACAAGCAGCAACAGATGAAATTTTGTCTGATGCAGAAATATTGCGTTATAGCCGCCAAATATCGATCAAGTCGATGGACTTTGAAGGCCAGGAAAAACTCAAGCAAGCTAAGGTGCTCATTATCGGTGCTGGCGGTTTAGGCTGCGCCGCTAGCCAATACCTTGCAGTAGCGGGAGCAGGTTCAATGACCTTAGTCGATTTTGATACCGTTGAGATATCTAATCTTCAAAGGCAGGTTTTGCACCAAGATGCCAATGTCGGACAGGCTAAAGTAGACTCTGCCAAGCAAAGTTTAATGGCGCTCAATCCACACATTCAGATAGAGACTATCAATGCGGTACTCGATGATCATGAGATCGATGCATTAGTTGAGCAGCATTCGATAGTGATGGACTGTACCGATAATGTAGCCGTGCGTGAGCAGCTTAATCAAAGCTGCTTTAAGCATAAAAAACCACTAATTTCGGCTGCGGCAATTCGCATGGAAGGCATGGTTACTGTATTTGACTATCAGGATAAAACCCCATGCTACCACTGCTTTAGTAAGCTTTTTGGCGAGCAACAGCTTAGCTGTGTCGAGTCTGGGATCTTAGCACCAGTGGTTGGTATGATCGGTTGTTTGCAAGCGGTTGAAGCCATCAAGATGATTGCTAATATGGGCCAGAGTTTAGCCGGTCGTATTTTAATGATCGATGCGATGACCATGGAGTTTCGTGAGATGAAACTGCCGAAGCTACCGAGTTGTTCTGTCTGTAGCTAG
- a CDS encoding ankyrin repeat domain-containing protein, which yields MRRSFSLKQTFSLLLMSLVVSILTATLSASKAQAIALETEKSDKHLESQVESQTDQTRLLIDYFFAAARAGDIEVLNHFIEAGFPVDQRNYQSYSALMVAAYNGQAEATSALLEHGANACLQDKRGNTAMMGAVIKAEFEIVKQLYSQECDAELTNKSGMTLQEFAQYWGQSSKLREASLAAK from the coding sequence ATGCGCCGTTCATTTTCATTGAAACAAACTTTTTCCCTGTTGTTGATGTCTTTAGTAGTAAGTATTTTAACTGCTACATTAAGTGCCAGTAAGGCTCAGGCTATCGCGCTGGAAACTGAAAAGTCAGATAAACATCTTGAGTCACAAGTTGAGAGTCAAACTGATCAGACTCGGCTGTTAATCGATTATTTTTTCGCTGCAGCAAGAGCGGGGGATATTGAGGTGCTAAATCACTTTATCGAAGCGGGGTTCCCCGTCGATCAGCGTAATTATCAAAGTTATAGCGCACTTATGGTTGCAGCGTACAATGGCCAAGCCGAGGCAACCTCAGCTTTACTTGAACATGGGGCGAATGCCTGCCTTCAAGATAAGCGTGGTAATACCGCAATGATGGGCGCGGTAATTAAGGCTGAGTTCGAGATTGTAAAACAGCTATACAGTCAGGAGTGTGATGCAGAGTTGACTAATAAATCGGGGATGACCTTGCAGGAATTTGCTCAATACTGGGGGCAAAGTAGTAAGTTAAGGGAAGCGAGCTTAGCGGCAAAGTAA
- a CDS encoding DUF333 domain-containing protein, whose product MKKPLIMSLVITAALLLSACNPKEPEPQLSQKDAATLANPASMFCISLGGDIVVENGESGQVGYCNLPNGKRVEEWTLYRNSTKQSLAKAKHQLANPASENCTAQGGKVDLATSICTLANGEKVEQWTLFRHDNKIAADSFGAPNPASEFCISQQGQLNVATGMCTLPSGMQIDQWKLYRQNHEQAVETTYIPNPATEYCLSLDGKVDPMSGICTLPSGKKIEQWSLFSQHQKNSKDEAGILDAPNPAAEYCLSLEGKVDLATGICTLPSGEKVEQWALYHRDHKAID is encoded by the coding sequence ATGAAAAAGCCTCTAATAATGAGTTTAGTGATCACAGCAGCCTTGCTATTAAGCGCTTGTAATCCAAAAGAACCTGAGCCACAACTCAGCCAAAAAGATGCAGCTACACTCGCTAACCCAGCATCGATGTTTTGTATTTCACTCGGTGGCGATATCGTCGTAGAGAATGGTGAGAGCGGACAAGTCGGCTACTGTAACCTCCCTAACGGTAAACGCGTTGAAGAGTGGACCCTTTATCGCAATTCAACTAAGCAAAGCTTAGCCAAAGCTAAACACCAGTTAGCCAACCCTGCTAGTGAAAACTGTACAGCACAAGGTGGTAAAGTGGATTTAGCTACCAGTATCTGTACTTTAGCTAACGGTGAAAAAGTAGAGCAATGGACCTTATTTCGTCATGACAACAAAATAGCGGCAGACTCATTTGGTGCTCCCAACCCGGCATCTGAGTTTTGCATATCACAACAAGGCCAGCTCAATGTCGCTACTGGCATGTGTACTTTACCCAGCGGTATGCAAATCGATCAGTGGAAACTGTATCGTCAAAATCATGAGCAAGCCGTTGAAACCACTTATATCCCTAACCCTGCGACAGAATACTGTTTATCACTAGATGGGAAGGTAGATCCAATGTCAGGGATCTGTACTCTACCTAGCGGTAAGAAGATTGAACAATGGTCATTGTTCAGCCAGCATCAGAAAAACTCTAAAGATGAAGCTGGGATTTTAGATGCCCCTAATCCTGCGGCAGAATACTGTTTATCACTCGAGGGGAAAGTGGATTTAGCGACTGGGATCTGTACTTTGCCTAGTGGTGAAAAAGTCGAACAATGGGCGCTTTATCATCGAGATCATAAAGCCATCGACTAA
- the moeA gene encoding molybdopterin molybdotransferase MoeA: protein MQTHADPCSQPSLMHPDQAIVKLLEQVQPITDSEVVTLPQALGRVLAEDLASHIDLPPFDNSAMDGYAFNLADLSVGTPLKLIGQSFAGHPFTGKCIKGGCIRIMTGAPVPSGYDTVQMQEKVSAEGEQITIEAPKMKGANVRYRGEELKSGTKVLTAGTLIGAAQMGVLATIGASQLRVKRIVKVAFFSTGDELRPVGSELGPGQIYDSNRYSIQGLLSRGNIEWIDLGVIEDDKEAIRQAFKTASECADMVLTSGGVSVGDADYTKQILDEEGQITFWKLAIKPGKPFAFGHLGDAVFCGLPGNPVSSMVTFYKLVWPLLNKMQGLPQVKPVTLKATLKGEIHKFPGRVEYQRAILSYNAQGEAEVALTGGQGSGMLTSMTLANCFIILEQDCDGLSDGSQVTVEPFNSVLC, encoded by the coding sequence ATGCAGACTCATGCAGATCCATGTTCGCAACCTAGCCTAATGCATCCCGATCAGGCTATCGTTAAATTACTAGAACAAGTACAACCCATCACAGACTCAGAAGTCGTGACACTGCCACAGGCGCTAGGTCGAGTACTTGCTGAAGATCTTGCCTCGCATATCGATCTTCCTCCTTTCGATAACTCGGCAATGGATGGTTATGCCTTTAATCTTGCCGATCTCAGTGTTGGCACACCGCTCAAGCTAATAGGCCAATCTTTTGCGGGTCATCCGTTCACGGGTAAATGCATCAAAGGTGGCTGCATCCGCATCATGACTGGTGCACCTGTACCCAGTGGCTATGATACGGTGCAGATGCAAGAAAAAGTCAGCGCTGAAGGTGAGCAGATCACCATTGAAGCGCCAAAAATGAAAGGCGCAAACGTACGCTACCGCGGTGAAGAACTTAAAAGCGGCACTAAAGTACTGACAGCAGGCACTTTAATTGGTGCAGCCCAGATGGGCGTGTTAGCTACGATTGGCGCAAGCCAGCTACGCGTTAAGCGCATTGTTAAAGTCGCATTTTTCTCAACCGGTGATGAACTTCGCCCAGTAGGTAGCGAATTAGGACCGGGTCAGATATACGACTCTAACCGTTATAGCATTCAAGGCCTGCTTAGCCGCGGTAATATCGAGTGGATCGATCTTGGTGTTATCGAAGATGACAAAGAAGCCATTCGCCAAGCCTTTAAAACGGCTTCAGAATGCGCCGATATGGTGCTGACCTCAGGTGGAGTATCAGTTGGTGATGCCGACTACACCAAACAAATTTTAGATGAAGAAGGTCAAATCACCTTCTGGAAACTAGCCATCAAGCCGGGTAAACCGTTTGCCTTCGGCCATTTAGGTGATGCTGTTTTCTGTGGACTACCAGGCAACCCTGTTTCATCGATGGTGACTTTCTACAAACTTGTTTGGCCACTACTCAATAAGATGCAAGGCTTACCTCAGGTTAAGCCCGTGACACTGAAAGCCACACTCAAAGGTGAAATTCATAAGTTCCCGGGTCGAGTCGAGTATCAGCGTGCCATCTTAAGTTATAACGCTCAGGGTGAAGCCGAAGTCGCGCTAACTGGCGGCCAAGGTTCTGGCATGCTGACATCGATGACCCTAGCAAACTGCTTTATTATTTTGGAGCAAGATTGCGACGGCTTAAGCGATGGCAGCCAAGTGACTGTGGAACCTTTTAATAGCGTGCTTTGCTAA
- a CDS encoding catalase, with protein sequence MEIVKKAGLALSLSLVVVNAQADTLTRDNGAPVGDNQNSITAGSNGSVLLQDVQLIQKLQRFARERIPERVVHARGTGVHGEFIASSDLSELTLAAPFAEKGKVTPVFVRFSTVIHSKGSPETLRDPRGFATRFYSDQGNWDLVGNNLPVFFIRDAIKFPDMVHSLKPSPITNLQDPNRFFDFFSHEATATNMLTWVYTNLGTPASYRKMDGWGVHAYKFINDEHQVKYVKFHWKSQQGVEGLRPDEVVNIQGQSFNHLTEDLYSEINKGNFPKWDLMVKVLRPEDLNKFNYNPLDATKMWLDVPETKVGTMTLNRVPANFFQETEQAAFAPSNLIPGIEPSEDKLLQGRIFSYADTQLYRLGANLSQLPINQPKVAVMNHNQEGIANYGHTSSDINYQPSTKLTLAEDSRYRAVKTPLSGTVQQAVITKQDNFTQAGVLYRSLSKQDKRDLITNLSADLGKVQDSHVKHQMLSYFYQADKEFGKRLTQAVAGDLNEVKKRANI encoded by the coding sequence ATGGAAATAGTAAAAAAGGCAGGTTTAGCCCTATCGTTGAGCTTAGTCGTTGTTAATGCACAGGCTGACACGTTAACTCGTGACAATGGTGCTCCGGTAGGAGATAACCAAAATTCAATCACGGCTGGTAGTAATGGCAGCGTACTTCTACAAGATGTCCAGTTGATCCAAAAACTACAAAGATTTGCGCGTGAGCGGATCCCTGAGCGAGTCGTTCACGCCAGAGGCACTGGTGTACACGGCGAGTTTATTGCCAGTAGCGACTTGAGTGAATTAACACTGGCAGCGCCGTTTGCTGAAAAAGGTAAAGTTACTCCCGTTTTTGTACGATTCTCTACGGTTATTCACTCAAAAGGTTCGCCTGAAACCTTGCGCGATCCTAGAGGTTTTGCGACTCGTTTTTACTCAGATCAAGGTAATTGGGATCTCGTAGGGAACAACTTGCCAGTTTTCTTTATCCGTGATGCGATCAAATTCCCAGATATGGTGCATTCACTTAAGCCATCACCTATTACTAATCTACAAGATCCAAACCGCTTTTTTGATTTCTTTAGCCATGAAGCCACGGCGACAAATATGCTGACTTGGGTTTATACCAACTTAGGCACCCCTGCTAGCTACCGTAAAATGGACGGTTGGGGAGTACATGCATATAAATTTATTAATGATGAGCATCAGGTTAAATACGTAAAGTTTCACTGGAAAAGCCAGCAAGGCGTTGAAGGGTTAAGACCTGATGAAGTGGTTAATATTCAAGGTCAAAGTTTTAATCATCTAACAGAAGATCTCTATAGTGAGATCAATAAAGGTAATTTCCCAAAATGGGATCTTATGGTCAAGGTATTGCGCCCAGAGGATTTGAACAAGTTCAACTACAACCCACTCGATGCTACAAAAATGTGGCTTGATGTGCCAGAGACTAAAGTGGGAACCATGACGCTTAATCGTGTACCGGCAAACTTCTTTCAGGAAACTGAGCAGGCAGCATTTGCACCTTCTAATTTGATTCCCGGTATTGAACCTTCGGAAGATAAGTTGCTTCAGGGGCGTATTTTTTCCTATGCCGATACTCAGTTATATCGCTTAGGTGCCAACTTATCTCAACTGCCAATTAACCAACCTAAAGTGGCTGTGATGAATCACAATCAAGAAGGGATAGCTAATTATGGCCATACAAGCTCTGATATTAACTATCAGCCCAGCACTAAACTTACACTAGCAGAAGATAGTCGCTACCGTGCTGTAAAGACGCCACTGTCGGGCACTGTGCAACAAGCTGTTATTACTAAGCAAGATAATTTCACTCAGGCGGGTGTGCTTTACCGTAGCTTGAGCAAACAAGATAAGCGAGACCTTATTACAAACCTGTCAGCTGATTTAGGCAAGGTGCAAGACAGTCATGTTAAACACCAAATGTTGAGTTATTTCTATCAGGCTGATAAGGAATTTGGTAAGCGCTTAACTCAAGCTGTAGCGGGGGATTTAAATGAAGTGAAAAAACGCGCCAATATTTAA
- a CDS encoding RNA polymerase sigma factor, with product MDRELLQSLYRYCLCLTASNAQAEDLLQTAIESWLKASSRPVQLRAYLRKVIRNQFIDDCRRLKLVDFEPLDDNAPALLDEACLEEIEIQHNLIEHLFELLNSAEREVLYLWAIEGYSAAEIAQELQQPRGTILSRLHRIKLKAAALVLNSSAQNIGGQ from the coding sequence ATGGATAGAGAGCTGCTACAGAGTTTGTATCGTTATTGCCTTTGCCTCACTGCAAGCAACGCCCAAGCTGAGGACCTATTACAAACGGCCATAGAGAGCTGGCTAAAGGCGAGTAGTCGGCCCGTTCAGTTAAGAGCCTATCTAAGAAAGGTGATCCGCAATCAGTTTATCGATGACTGCCGCAGGCTCAAGCTGGTGGATTTTGAGCCCCTAGACGACAATGCCCCCGCACTACTCGATGAAGCCTGTTTGGAAGAGATTGAAATTCAGCACAACCTCATTGAGCACCTATTTGAGCTTCTCAATTCTGCCGAGAGAGAGGTGCTCTACCTGTGGGCTATAGAAGGGTATAGCGCAGCAGAGATAGCTCAAGAGCTACAGCAACCTCGAGGCACTATCTTGTCACGTTTACACCGTATTAAATTAAAAGCAGCCGCTCTCGTTTTGAATAGTTCGGCGCAAAACATCGGCGGGCAATAG
- a CDS encoding HvfC/BufC N-terminal domain-containing protein yields MRLAQWQSAFIHALEPHGSGDSLAQLVNEREQDRVEIYRNNAFQALLSALQLVFPVCQAVVGEICFTQLVRGYGQKHPLIDSHLNSYGQHFPQWLAQEVSQHAAFKELLYLPELAQLEWLLNQSYYAMDLDRFMQPPNCTLEQLAKLSEQAQLQAVLLLRPDLALLSCHYPVQEVWNRHNAQQELTEQMGSGTSYLLIHRERFKAQFSVIDATRMQLLNGLSAGQTLMQIADSEQDLNLLGELIERQWICGFRLAVEAD; encoded by the coding sequence ATGCGCTTAGCCCAGTGGCAGTCTGCATTTATCCATGCTCTTGAGCCTCATGGTAGTGGAGACAGTCTTGCTCAGTTAGTCAATGAGCGAGAACAGGATAGAGTCGAGATCTACCGCAATAATGCTTTTCAAGCGTTATTGAGTGCACTGCAGTTGGTCTTTCCCGTCTGCCAAGCGGTAGTGGGAGAAATCTGTTTTACGCAATTGGTGAGAGGTTATGGCCAGAAGCACCCGTTAATTGACAGTCACTTGAATAGCTATGGACAGCACTTTCCCCAATGGCTAGCACAAGAGGTCAGTCAGCATGCAGCCTTTAAAGAACTGCTGTATTTGCCTGAGCTCGCCCAGTTGGAGTGGCTGTTGAATCAAAGCTATTACGCAATGGATCTAGATAGGTTTATGCAGCCACCGAATTGCACGCTAGAGCAACTAGCTAAACTCAGTGAGCAGGCGCAGCTGCAAGCGGTTTTATTGTTACGTCCAGATTTAGCGTTACTTAGCTGCCATTATCCGGTACAGGAGGTGTGGAATAGGCATAATGCTCAACAGGAGCTCACTGAGCAAATGGGTTCCGGCACCAGTTACCTGTTGATCCATCGAGAGCGCTTTAAGGCGCAGTTTAGCGTCATTGATGCGACTCGTATGCAATTGCTAAACGGGTTATCTGCAGGGCAAACTCTTATGCAAATTGCTGACTCGGAGCAAGATCTTAACCTCTTAGGTGAACTGATTGAGCGTCAGTGGATCTGTGGCTTTCGATTGGCTGTAGAAGCGGACTGA